Proteins from one Rosa chinensis cultivar Old Blush chromosome 7, RchiOBHm-V2, whole genome shotgun sequence genomic window:
- the LOC112175387 gene encoding primary amine oxidase: METPNFFRFCSLSICAGLVLLFTWSHFPSGPDLLDCTTNSAWCTSKNRFQSKQPSHLKNRHNNPARHRNHASDTPHHPLDPLTVQEINKIRTIISSHPIFSTSAGYALHSIELEEPEKPLVLKWKEGDPLFPRKASVVARVKGESHVLTVDLTTSEVTVHQTGPHSGYPTMTLEDMTTATWAPLADATFNRTIIERGVDLTDLACLPISLGWYGKTEENRRLIKVQCYSMKDTVNFYMRPIEGLTVLLDLDTKQVVEISDKGANIPIPTAANTDYRYAAQKQNQVIKLLKPISIEQPQGPSFTVEDDHLVKWANWEFHVKPDARAGVIVSRAKVRDPDTGELRDVMYKGFTSELFVPYMDPTDAWYFKTYMDAGEYGFGLQAMPLEPLNDCPRNAHYMDGVFAAADGTPYVRSNMVCIFESYAGDIGWRHTESPITGMEIREVRPKVTLVVRMAASVANYDYIVDWEFQTDGLIRIKVGLSGILMVKGTPYQNVNQVSGQESLYGTLLSENVIGVIHDHYITFHLDMDVDGFDNSFVKVNLQREQNSPSESPRKSFLKATRNVAKTEKDAQVKLKLYDPSEFHVINPSKKTRVGNPVGYKVVPGGTAASLLDLDDPPQKRGAFTNNQIWVTQYNRSEQWAGGLFVYQSQGEDTLAVWSNRDREIENKDIVVWYTLGFHHIPCQEDFPIMPTVSASFDLKPVNFFESNPILRTPPNVETDLPVCEAATAA, encoded by the exons ATGGAAACCCCAAACTTCTTCCGCTtctgctctctctctatctGCGCCGGACTTGTCCTCCTCTTCACTTGGTCTCACTTCCCTTCCGGACCGGACCTCCTTGACTGCACCACCAACTCTGCATGGTGCACCTCCAAGAACCGCTTCCAATCCAAGCAACCAAGCCACCTCAAAAACCGCCACAACAACCCAGCGCGCCACCGCAACCACGCCTCCGACACGCCCCATCACCCGCTAGACCCGCTCACGGTTCaagagatcaacaaaatcagaaCCATCATCTCCTCCCACCCGATCTTCTCAACCTCCGCTGGCTACGCGCTCCACTCCATCGAGCTGGAGGAGCCGGAGAAGCCTCTCGTCCTGAAATGGAAAGAGGGCGACCCGCTGTTTCCGAGGAAGGCATCCGTCGTCGCGCGTGTGAAAGGCGAGTCGCACGTGCTGACCGTCGACTTGACCACCAGCGAGGTCACCGTGCATCAGACCGGTCCCCATTCCGGTTATCCTACGATGACGCTGGAGGACATGACCACGGCCACGTGGGCCCCGCTGGCGGACGCGACGTTCAACCGGACGATCATCGAGCGAGGGGTTGATCTGACGGACCTGGCTTGCCTGCCGATTTCGCTGGGATGGTACGGTAAAACGGAGGAGAACAGGAGGCTGATTAAGGTGCAGTGCTACTCCATGAAAGATACGGTGAACTTCTACATGAGGCCAATCGAAGGGTTGACCGTGCTTCTTGACTTGGACACTAAACAAGTGGTAGAGATTTCAGATAAGGGCGCGAACATTCCTATACCAACTGCCGCCAACACGGACTATAGGTACGCGGCTCAGAAGCAAAACCAGGTGATCAAGCTACTAAAGCCAATATCAATAGAGCAACCCCAGGGTCCGAGTTTTACAGTAGAGGATGACCACTTGGTCAAGTGGGCAAATTGGGAATTTCATGTGAAGCCCGACGCCAGGGCCGGGGTGATCGTGTCTCGGGCCAAGGTCCGAGACCCCGATACCGGAGAATTGAGGGATGTCATGTACAAAGGGTTCACTTCGGAGTTGTTTGTGCCTTACATGGACCCTACCGATGCTTGGTACTTCAAGACTTATATGGATGCGGGCGAATATGGGTTTGGATTGCAAGCCATGCCTCTCGAACCCCTTAATGATTGCCCGCGTAACGCCCATTATATGGATGGGGTGTTTGCAGCGGCCGACGGAACACCTTATGTCCGATCGAATATGGTTTGCATTTTCGAGAGCTATGCAGGTGATATCGGGTGGCGCCACACGGAGAGTCCCATAACGGGCATGGAG ATTAGAGAAGTAAGGCCAAAAGTGACATTAGTAGTTAGAATGGCAGCATCAGTTGCCAACTACGATTATATTGTGGACTGGGAGTTCCAAACAGATGGACTAATAAGAATTAAG GTTGGACTTAGCGGCATTTTGATGGTGAAAGGCACACCCTATCAGAACGTGAACCAAGTCTCTGGCCAAGAAAGTCTCTATGGCACACTTCTATCTGAAAACGTTATAGGAGTTATTCATGATCATTACATCACATTTCATCTTGATATGGACGTGGACGGCTTTGATAATTCCTTTGTGAAAGTGAATCTCCAAAGAGAGCAAAACTCTCCTAGTGAGTCACCAAGGAAAAGCTTCTTGAAAGCTACTAGAAATGTGGCTAAAACGGAGAAGGATGCACAAGTTAAGCTAAAACTTTATGACCCGTCCGAGTTCCATGTGATCAACCCGTCGAAAAAGACCCGAGTTGGGAACCCTGTTGGGTATAAGGTGGTTCCCGGTGGCACTGCTGCTAGCTTGCTTGATCTTGATGATCCTCCCCAAAAGAGGGGTGCTTTCACAAACAATCAAATATGGGTTACCCAATACAACAGAAGCGAGCAGTGGGCGGGCGGGTTGTTCGTCTACCAGAGCCAAGGTGAAGATACCCTAGCTGTGTGGTCTAACAg GGATCGAGAAATTGAGAATAAGGACATTGTAGTTTGGTATACATTAGGGTTTCATCACATACCATGTCAAGAAGACTTCCCCATAATGCCTACAGTGTCAGCTAGCTTTGATCTAAAGCCTGTAAATTTCTTTGAGAGCAACCCCATACTTCGGACTCCGCCTAATGTTGAGACGGATCTGCCTGTTTGCGAGGCTGCTACTGCTGCTTAG